The proteins below are encoded in one region of Nitrosopumilus sp.:
- a CDS encoding DNA primase: MKEIDVKFVEESFKKYYFDHFDLIKVPERASEREFGYQKFNSGMIRHISIKSDKELHLLFMQNTPSDVYCSNACYSFPNLPMNEKDWQEADLIFDIDAKDLDLPCRTNHTISICNQCNEILKNSSKCINCNSIKLEKKSLPCKNCINASKTEVSKLSQILIDDLAIVPENIHVYFSGNEGFHVYVRNSQFQQIDSRGRSELADYIMFRGVIPETFGMKKFKQDRSSFPDFDEKGWRGRFSKYIFGSKSKRSKIISELIINGYSSFQKILDEASQNIGVKIDPNVTMDVHRIFRLPGSINSKSGLTKLYCENLSKFDPYVEASFLNDDPIEIIATCPIQFSLKSKKFGPYNNEKVTIPTFAAVYMICKKLAILA; encoded by the coding sequence ATGAAAGAAATTGATGTTAAGTTTGTAGAGGAATCATTTAAAAAATATTATTTTGATCACTTTGATCTTATTAAAGTTCCAGAAAGGGCATCTGAAAGAGAATTTGGTTATCAAAAGTTTAACTCCGGAATGATTCGTCATATTTCAATAAAATCTGATAAGGAATTACATCTTTTATTTATGCAAAATACTCCATCTGATGTTTATTGTTCAAATGCATGTTATTCCTTTCCTAATTTACCAATGAATGAAAAGGATTGGCAAGAGGCAGATCTAATTTTTGATATTGATGCAAAAGATCTTGATTTACCATGTAGAACAAATCACACTATATCAATATGTAATCAATGCAATGAAATTTTAAAAAATTCTTCAAAATGTATAAATTGTAATTCTATAAAATTAGAGAAAAAATCACTCCCATGTAAAAATTGTATTAATGCTTCAAAAACAGAAGTATCAAAATTATCTCAAATCTTAATTGATGATCTTGCTATAGTCCCCGAAAATATTCATGTATATTTTTCAGGTAATGAAGGATTTCATGTTTATGTACGTAACTCACAATTTCAACAAATTGATTCTAGAGGAAGATCCGAATTAGCAGATTATATCATGTTCCGTGGAGTGATTCCTGAAACATTTGGAATGAAAAAATTTAAACAAGATAGGTCCTCATTCCCAGATTTTGATGAAAAGGGTTGGAGAGGAAGATTTTCTAAATATATTTTTGGTTCTAAATCAAAACGCTCAAAAATTATCTCAGAACTAATTATTAATGGTTATTCATCTTTTCAAAAGATTCTTGATGAAGCATCACAAAATATTGGTGTAAAAATTGATCCTAATGTAACCATGGATGTTCATAGAATTTTTAGACTCCCAGGTTCCATTAACAGCAAAAGTGGTCTTACAAAATTATATTGTGAAAATTTGTCAAAGTTTGATCCGTACGTTGAAGCATCTTTTCTCAATGATGATCCCATAGAAATTATTGCAACCTGCCCGATTCAATTTAGTCTTAAAAGCAAAAAATTTGGTCCATATAACAATGAAAAAGTAACTATTCCTACTTTTGCAGCAGTCTATATGATTTGCAAAAAACTAGCAATATTAGCTTAA